CCACCGACAGGATTTTGCGGCGTCGTTGGGGGTGGCGTCTGGGCCGTCAGCGCGACAGGGACGAGTGTCAGCACACTAGCCAGAAACGCTAAACCAGCACGCATCTTCTTTCCCCTGCGAAGCCCGAAGCGTCGCTTCCCTAACACAACCCCCGGGCAAAGCGCATTACCCGGCCCTGTCCGCTTGGCATGGCGAGAATCTGGGCCCTATAGCAGTGGCGAATGTCCGACCTTTTTTCGTCATCATCCGGTTCGCCCGCGCCCGACAATTACGACGCATCAGCGATCGAGGTCCTTGAGGGTTTGGAGCCCGTCCGCCGCCGTCCCGGCATGTACATCGGCGGGACCGACGACCGCGCCTTCCATCACCTCGCCGCCGAGGTCATCGACAATTCGATGGACGAGGCAGTCGCCGGCCATGCCAGCCGCATCGAGATCACGCTCGACAAGGGCAACCGCCTTACCGTCTTCGACAATGGCCGCGGCATCCCCGTCGACCCACACCCCAAATACCCCGGCAAGTCCGCGCTCGAGGTCATCATGACCACGCTCCACTCGGGCGGTAAATTCGAAGGCAAGGCGTACAGCACGTCGGGCGGCCTCCACGGCGTCGGCGTCAGCGTCGTCAACGCCCTCTCGACCGAGACGATTATCGAGGTCGCGCGCGACAAGACGCTCTACCGCCAGACCTTCTCAAAAGGCCTCGCCACCTCGCCGCTAGAAACGGTTGGCGCTGCCCCGAACCGCCGCGGCACGACCGTCATCTTCACACCCGACCCCGAGATATTCGGCGCCGACGCCAGCTTCAGCCCGGAGCGGCTCTACAAGCTCGCCCGATCCAAGGCCTATTTGTTCGCGGGCGTCGAAATCCGCTGGCGCTGCGACCCCAGCCTCGCGTCGGAAAAGGTGCCGGAGCAGGCCGCCTTCCACTTCCCCGGCGGCCTCGCCGACAACCTCGCCGACCAGCTCGGCGACCGTCCCGCCGTCACCAACCAGCCGTTCACCGGCCGCCAGGACTTCCCCCTCGACGCAAGCGGCGCGCCCCAGGGTTCCGCCGAATGGGCCGTAGCCTGGCCGCTCTATTCGGACGGCAGCGAAAGCTATTACTGCAACACCATCCCGACCCCCGACGGCGGCACCCACGAAGCTGGCCTGCGTGCCGCGCTCACCAAGGGCATCCGCGCGTTCGGCGAGCTGGTCGGCAACAAGCGCGCCAAGGACATCCAGGCCGACGACGTCTTCAACGGCATCGAGCTGATGCTCAGCGTTTTCATCCGCAACCCGCATTTCCAGAGCCAGACCAAGGACCGCCTCACCAGCCTCGAAGCCGCGCGTTTCGTCGAGGCCGCCGTCCGCGACCATTTCGACCATTTCCTCGCCGACAACATGGACCGCGGCCGCGCCCTCCTCGGCTCGATCGTCGAGCGCATGGAAGAGCGCCTCAAGCGCCGCGCCGAGCGCGAGGTGCAGAGGAAGACCGCGACCTCGGCCCGCAAGCTCCGCCTCCCTGGCAAGCTCACCGACTGCGCGTCCGACGATCCCGAAGGCACCGAGCTGTTTATCGTCGAAGGCGACAGCGCCGGCGGCTCCGCCAAGCAGGCGCGCGACCGCAAGACGCAGGCGATCCTCCCTATCCGCGGCAAGATCCTCAACGTCGCCAGCGCCACTGCCGACAAGATCCGCGCCAACAGCGAGATCGCCGACCTCAACCTCGCGCTCGGCTGCGGCAGCCGCGACAAGTTCAACGAGGACGCGCTCCGCTACGAACGCATAGTCATCATGACCGACGCCGACGTCGACGGCGCCCACATCGCGACGCTGCTGATGACCTTCTTCTTCCAGGAAATGCCTGAGCTGGTGCGCCGCGGCCACCTCTTCCTCGCCCAGCCGCCGCTCTATCGCCTGACTGCCGGCGCCAAGACCCTCTACGCCCGCGACGACGCCCACCGCGCTGAGCTCGAAGCGACCGAGTTCAAGGGCAAGAAGGTCGAGGTAAGCCGCTTCAAGGGCCTCGGCGAGATGAACCCGAACCAGCTCAAGGAAACCACCATGGACCCGAAGACCCGGTCCATGCTCCGTGTCACCCTCCCGGCCGCCTACGAAGACCGCCAGCCGGTCAAGGACTTGGTCGAGCGCCTGATGGGCAAAGATCCCGCGCACCGGTTCGAGTTCATCCAGCGCAGCGCGTCGGCGGTCGATGAAGAAGCGATCGACGCGTAACCGCTCGCCATCCTGACCCTCTTCGTCCCGACCGCGCCGCCGAGCGCCAGGAAGACGAGGCGCTCAGAGAGCAATGGTTCGCCATCCTGCGCGGCGAACTGGAGGACGAAGCCAAAACCGGCCCCGCCGAAGCGCCGGACTATTGCGTGCGCAACAGCGACCCGAGGATTCCGCCTAGCCCATCGCCGCCAGCACCGGTCGTATCCCCGCCGGCCGCCGCGCCGCCGGCCTGATTGCGATGGCTTATGTAATACATGGCCACGGCACCGGCGACGATCGGTAGCAGCTTCTTGAGCGTCGATGGGTCGACGCCGCTTTCCTGCGATGCTTGCGAAGCGACGTCCCGGCTGGTGTCCTTCGACCCGAAGATATGGCCGAGGATCTGGTTGCCAACCCCGCCCCCAATCAGGCTGCCGAGGATTCCGCCGGTGCCAGCGCCCGCGCCTATCAAACCGCCGCCACCGATGCTTCCGGACAGCAGGTCGCCTAGCATTCCCCCAAGCCCGCCGCCCTGCTCTTCTTCAGCCGCCTGCGGCTCGGCCGGGCTCGGAAGGCCCTGAGTCTGGACGCCATCCGCCACGTGCGGAAGAAGCGCGCCGGCGCCGCGCTCGACCGTGGATTCATCGACGCCAAGTTGCTGTGCAATAGCGCTGACGCCACCCGCCTGGTTGAGCAGTGATCCGATGTCCATGGCCGTGCCTCCGCTTGAGTTGCTGAGAGCCAATGTTCGGCGCCCTACTGTCGTTCCGTGCCCATCATTTAAAAGCGCAATCCCCGTACGGCTCTTTGGCCAGATTGCCTCGATCAAATTGTAGCCGGAACCCTTCGGCGGCCCGTTTCGATTGCGCGACAAATTGACTTCATCTGACTGGAACCAAACGAAACTTTGTCGGCGTAGGTGACGTTGGGCGTCCGTAATGTCTGACGAAAACAAACTTAAAGCAGGCACCGAATCCTCGTCCGTAGACGGGTCGCCGACCCATGCCGATCGAGTGCGCGACGAACGCTCCGCCATCCTGATCGAGGCCGTCGAAAAGCTCGCCGGCGCCGGGGTCATCAATGACATCGTTGCCACACTTCGGGCGACGGCCCGGCGCCTGATCGGTGCGGACGGCGTTGCCGTCATCCTCCGGGAGGACGAGCAATGCTGGTACGTGGAAGAAGACGGCATGGGCCCGCTGTGGAAGGGCCAGAAATTCCCATTGGCGTCCTGCATCAGCGGCTGGGCGATGCTCCACCGCGAAAGCGTCATCATCGAAGATATCCGCTCCGATGACCGCATTCCGCAGGCGCTGTACCGCGACACGTTCGTTCGCGGCCTGCTGATGGTCCCGGTCCGGTCCGACGACCCGATCGGCGCCATCGGAGCTTATTGGAGCGATCCTTACCGGGCGACCACACAGCAGGTCGAGACGCTCGAACGATTGGCGCGGGCAACCGCGACGGCAATGGAAAATGTAAGGTTGGTGGCGGCCTTGTCCAAGGCTCTGTCTGACGCCGAGCTGGCGCGCGACGAGCTTCGGCACCGCGTGAAAAATGCCTATACCGCCGCGCAGGCGCTCGCGAGCCTGACGCTACCCCTCGAACATCACCGCGCGCTGAATGCTCGCATTGCCGCGCTGGCGAGAGCGCACGAGCTTCTCGACGAGCAATTGGCCCATCAGGAGTTCATCACGATCAGCCAGCTGGTGTCGGCCGAGCTCGAGCCATATGCGACGAGCGAATCCGCCCGGCTAAAGCTGAGCGGCGATCCGATCGAGCTCGAAAGCGCGCAAGCGGTCGCGCTCGGACTGGCGATCAACGAGCTGGCGACGAACGCGCTCAAATATGGCGCCCTGTCGAAGCCGAACGGCCGGCTGGAAGTCGAATGGTCGGTGAAGGAAAGTCATGTCGTGCTGTCCTGGCGCGAGGTCGATGGCCCTCAGGTCCGGGCAGCAGCCATCGAGAACTTCGGATCGCGACTTCTCAGGCGTCTCGTCGAAGGTCAGCTCAGGGGAACGTTGCAGCGCGAACTGAGCGGCGCGGGCGTCACATGCACGCTGGAATTCCCGTTGGGCGTAAGCCGCTCGAAGGCTCGGGCCTCGACGTGAACCCGGGCCTGCGCGAGGCCGTTTGCTGCCGAGCGCCCGCAGGTTTATCGTCTCCGGCGATAGCCGCTGAGTCGAAAGGCGGGACGTCGATGGCATTTGCACTGCAACTGAAACAGCTGCTCAGCTTCCGCGAGAAGCTGATGCCGTCGGAATTCGCCAAGGGCGAGCCGCTCGAATCCGTCCTCGAACGCTATCTCCTCGTCGTAGAATCCACCGCGGAATCCGACACGCTAACGTCGATCCTGCTGCTCGATGGCACCATCCTCCACCACGGCGCCGGGCCGAAGCTGCCGCAGGCCTATCGTGAGGCGATCGACGGGTTGTCGATTGGCCCCGTCGCCGGCTCCTGCGGAACGGCCGCCTTCCACGGCCATCCGGTCTATGTATCCGACATCGCCAACGATCCGCTGTGGGCCGACTATCGGCATTTGGCGCTGGACCATGGCCTGCGGGCCTGCTGGTCGACACCCATCCGCAACGAGCAAGGCACGCTGCTCGGGACGTTCGCCGTCTATCACCAGAGCCCGCGAAGCCCGACGGAAGAAGAATTGCGCGCGATCCGCGACATTACCGAACACGTGTCGCGAGCGATCATGTGGTACCGGGGTGAGCGTTACGCGATCCACCCGTCGGAAGTTAAGGAGGCGGAAAAACCAAGGACGGCGCTGAGGCTCGTCACGAACACGGGCGCCGACGGAACCGAATAGGCACTGGAGTGCGGAAGGTTCTCAGTTCGGTCTAGCGCCACCAACCTGCGACGTTGGTCCACGCGGCTTCCTGCTTCATCTGCTCGATATGTTCCGGTGCAAGCGACTCTTCGAAATGGACGCCGCACTTGTCATCCCGCCGCCAGACCACCTTTGCGAAGGCGTCGCGGGTGCCAATGACGACGAGAACCTCATGGCCTGGCAACGGTAAGTCCCGCCCGTCGAGACCGGCACCTTCGCTCGACAAGTCGGAAATGATGATCGACCGCGACCGCGTCAGCGCCATGGCGGAGCCAGCCAAGGCAACTTGCTCGCGGTTGTCGGAGCGGCGGCAGATGTCGGCAGTCTTCTTGCCAAAGGACATGACGGCAAACTCCTGTTTCGCGTCAGTCCGGATTGTCTCATTCCGCGGCGGGTTGGGATACGGCGCAGAATCGACTGTACGAAGGCGGGACTCGACTAGGCCTCGTTCCCTGACATGTAATTTGGCTTCATTGTCGCCGGCGATTTGGGGGCAGGCTTCGGCGGCTGAAGCAGCTTGAGATTGAACTTCTCGCTAAACTGCACGCCGAACTGCGTGCCTTTGGCCCATACGACTTTGCCGGGAATCAGGCCGCCGGCAGCGAAGTCGAGCTTGATTTCGGCGCCAACGGGCATCTCCTCGCGGCATTCGACCAGCGCGCCACCACTGGAGATGTTGCGAAGGCGCGCGCCTTTCACTTGTCCGGCATGATGAAGCAGCGCGGCGCGGATGATGCGCATGCGGGGTTCACGCGGCGTGAGGTGCGCGTCAGGCCGGATGATTGCGCCCTCGGATGCAAGCGCCAATGCGTCCTCGGCCGGCATCGGCTTGCCGAAGATGTATCCCTGGACGAGCGAGCAACCGAGGTTGCGGACCAGCGTCAACTCGTCCTGCGTCTCAACGCCTTCGGCGGTGGTCTGCATCTTGAGGTCCGACGCAAGGCCGACCATCGCTCGGATCAACGAGGCATTCCGGCTTTCAGGATCGGACGCACCCTGGACGAAGCTACGGTCGATCTTAATCTTGTCGAACGGGACGCGCTGCAAATAGCTCAGCGAGGAATAGCCGGTGCCGAAGTCGTCGAGCGCGAGCTTAAGCCCGATCGCCTTCAAGCTTCCGATCATCTCGTGAACATGTTCGTCGTTGTTGAGGAACACGCCTTCGGTGATCTCGAGCTCGAGGCGCTTGGCGGAAAGCCCGGTGTCGCTCAGGACGGCGCGGACGATCGACGGCAGCGCGTGAGCCTTGAACTGCACTGGCGATAGGTTGACCGCGACGTTGACCGACGACGGCCATTTCACCGCTTCCTCACAGGCTGTCCGGAGGACCCATTCGCCGATCTCGTTAATGAGGCCGATTTCCTCGGCGAGCGGAATGAATTGCACAGGGCTGATGGGGCCGTGTTCCGGGTGGTCCCAGCGGACCAGCGCCTCGAAGCCCGTCACCGCCTCGCTCGACGCATCCACGCTCGGCTGGAAGACGACACGCAGTTGTTCTTTCTCAAGCGCGACGCGGAGATCGGATTCCAGCCGCTGCCGCTCACGCGCCGCCTCGTGCATCTCGGGCTCGAAGAAACGGAAGCAGCCCTTGCCGGCGGCCTTTGCCGCGTAAAGCGCAAGGTCGGCATCGCGCATCAGGTCGTCGGACGTCCGGTCGTCGTAATCGGAGGTAACGATGCCGACCGAAGCGCCGATCGACACGACCGTGCCGTTGATCGTGTAGGGGCGCGTGAGGCTGTCGATGATGCCTTGAGCGAGCTTCGAAAGCTCGGGCTTCGAGGAGGTCGCGGGAAGGACCACTTCGAACTCGTCGCCGCCGAGACGTCCGACTTGCCCCATGTCGCCGACTTCATCGCGAAGGCGTAGCGAGACTAGGCGCAGCAAGGTGTCACCTGCGGGGTGGCCGAGCGTATCGTTGACAGCCTTGAACCGGTCGAGGTCGAGGAGGAAGACGGAGCAGCGATGCTTGCGCCGAACCGCGCTGACCAAAGCATCATCGAGCGCGCGGCGAAGCACTTCGCGATTGGGAAGGCCTGTCAGCGAATCCTGACGTGCCAGCCGGTCGAGTTCGACCTCGGACTGGCGCATCTTGGTCAGGTCGGAGGCGAAGCCGCGGAAGCCGAAGAAGCGGCCAAAGTCGTCATGGACCGGCCGGCCCGTGATGGACCACCAGATTTCATTCTTGGTCTTGGCGCGAACGATGAGGTCCTGAAAAGCAACGTGCGAGGACAGGTAAAAGCCGAGAGTCCGCTCCGACGTGGCACTTCCATCGTTCGACTCGGAGGAAACGAGATCGGCGAAAGAGCGATCGATGAGGTCGGCCGTCTCCCGGCCCAGTCCCCGAGCGACGCTATCACTGATGTAAGAAAGGGTGCCGTCGCGCGTCGTTTCCCAGAACCAGCCCTTTTCGCTGCTCTCGAACTCCTGGATCAGCGCTTCGGCGCGGCCGGATTCCGGACGAGGCTCTTCCTGGGCGGCACCGCCCCCCGACCTCAAGATTCGTCCAATGCTACCCACGCCAGGCTCCTCACCAAGCGCGATAAGCGAATGTGGTTTAAATTCGGTTAGGCTTGCTGTCGGTGACCGCCACGCCTTTGACCACGGGAAAGTCGTGCTAATTGACTGCGATGCAATCGCAGCTCTCACTGACGGGGGACCATCATCCGATCCCGCGAAGTTCGCTTGCGGTCGCGGCATTTTCGACGGTCGTCGAGTGGTATGATTTTACGCTCTACCTCTACTTCGCGACGGTTCTTTCCAGAGTATTCTACGGCGGCGGCGCACAATCGCTCCTGATCACGCTTGGCGGATTTGCCATCGCTTATCTGATGCGGCCGTTGGGTGCGGTCTTCTTCGGGCATATCGGCGACCGGCTTGGGCGGCGGCACATGCTGCTCATCTCCGTCGCGCTGATGACGGCGGCGATGCTGGCCACGGCACTACTCCCTACACGCGCCCAGATTGGGCCGGCGGCAGGATGGCTGCTTCTTCTTCTCCGCTGCGTGATGGGGTTTTCGGTCGGCGGCGAATATACCGGCGTGGTCGCGTACCTGCTGGAGGGCGCACATCCCGAGTGTCGCGGCCTGATCGCCTCGCTGGCTTCGGCGGCAAGCGAGGTTGGCGGACTTCTAGCCGTCGGCGTTTCCGCACTGACAGTCAGCCTGATGGATGAGCCCGATCTTGCAAGTTGGGGCTGGCGCATTCCGTTCCTGTTCGGCGCAGCATTGGCCGGATCAGTATGGATCGCACGATCGACGATGCACGAATCGCCCGAGTTCAAGCGGCAGCAGTCCGAAGGGACTGTACCCAATGAACCGCTGGGGCACGCCTTGCGCCATCATCGGGGCGGAATCGCGCGCGCCTTCTCGATCTCGGCGCTCGGATCGATCACTTATTATGTGGGGATCACTTACGTCCCAGCGTTCCTGACGTCGGCCGGCGCGCTCACCGAGGGTGTGGCGCTTTGGCTTTCGACCGCCGCGGCCGTGGTCGTCATCCTCGTCACACCCTTCGTCGGGATCTTGTCGGACAGGGTCGGGCGCCGCCCTGTCCTCCTCGCGCTATGCGCCGGCAGCGCGATCCTGCCGATCACGCTCTTTCATCTGATGGTCAGTGGATCGCATGCTCAGGCACTGCTTGGCGCGTGTACTCTTGCGGCCGTCGCGGGTGCGGTCAGCGCGGTCGGAGCCGTCGCGACAGCCGAGCAATTCCCCGGTGAGGGACGGGTCACCGGGCTCGCGTTAGGCGCGACGATGGCCACTGCGATCTTCGGCGGTTTGACGCCCTATGTCGCGCAACTGCTGATCGAACGGACCCACTGGAACCTGGCACCTGGCGCGATGATCGCTGTGGTTGCGGTCTGCGTGCTGCCAGTCTTTTTGGCGATGCGGGAAACCGCGCCTAACGCGCGCCGAAGCCGTTTAGCATCGTCTTGATCGTCCGGAAGACGATCAGGATATCGAGCCAGGACGAGAAATATTTGATGTAGTAGAAGTCCCACTGGAGCTTCTCGTAGACGTCGTCGACCTCAGTGACGTGGCCTGATTGACCTGCGCCCGGCCCGAGATTCCCGGCTTCACGACATGCCGGTAGTGATAGACGATGCGGCCGGCCAGCGCCCCATCGACGAGGACTCGTCGGGAAGGTCGTCCGAGAAATCGGCGACAATCGGGGTGCATGCTCGCGCATCGTGAAGGCGCGCCCGCAACAGGGGCAGCCAGTCGATCTGCTTGATGGCGAACAGCCGGTCCAGATCGCCGAACGACACGACGGCATAGCGGCGGCGAATGCGCCGCTCGGCATAGACGTAGAGCAGGTAGAGCCAGAAAACCTCGCGCGTGAGGTCGTTGCCTTGCTTAAGCTCTGCGACGCGGACCGCGTCGATATCCAGCCCGATGACGTGGAATTTGCGGGCAGCCCAATGGCTAGCGGCAGACCGACATAGCCCAGGCCGATGACGACAATGCACGGGCCTGCGCTCATTCAGCGCGGCCGCGCCCCACGCCATGATAGGCCAGGCCCGCTTCGGCTGCTTCGTCGCGGCTGTAGACGTTGCGCAAGTCGACCAACACCTTGCCGGCCATTGGCGCTGCGAGCTTTTCGAGGTTGAGCGCACGGAACTCGTCCCACTCGGTGACGATGACTACGGCATCCGCGCCTTCAGCAGCCGAATATGCGTCCTTGGTGAACTCGATACCCGTGAAGATCTTCTCGGCCTGCCCGCGCGCGACGGGGTCGAAGGCTCGCACCTGCGCCCCACGCTCGACAAGCGCGTTGACGAGCGGGATCGACGGGGCGTCGCGCATGTCATCGGTGTTCGGCTTGAACGCGAGGCCGAGCACGCCGATGCGCTTGCCGCTGAGGCTTCCGCCAACGGCGCGTTGGACTCGCTCGACCATCGCCGCCTTGCGGTCGTCATTCACCTGCACGGTGGTTCGCACGATGCGCTGGTCGATGCCGGCTTCGTCGGCGGTCTGGAGCAGCGCGAGCGTGTCCTTCGGGAAGCAGCTTCCGCCATAGCCAGGGCCGGCATGCAGGAACTTCGGCCCGATGCGGTTGTCGAGACCGATGCCGCGCGCGACGTCCTGGACGTCGGCGTCCACCGCCTCGCACAAGTCTGCGACCTCGTTGATGAAGCTGATCTTGACCGCCAGGAAGGCGTTCGCCGCATATTTGGTGAGTTCGGCCGTGCGGCGGCCGGTGAACAGAATCGGCGCGCGGTTGAGGAACAGCGGCCGGTAGATTTCCCTGAGAACTTCCTGTGCCCGATCGTCCTCGGCACCAACGACGATGCGATCAGGATGCTTGAAGTCGGCGATCGCCGCCCCTTCGCGAAGGAATTCCGGATTAGACGCGACGGAGACGTCGGTGACGCCCTCCTCACGCAAAATCGCTTCAATCTTGTCGCCCGTGCCGACAGGCACCGTTGACTTGGTCACGACCACCGTCCCCGGCTTGATGACCTTCGCAAGCTCGCGCACCGCCTGGAAGACGAATGTCAGGTCGGCATGGCCGTCACCGCGCCGAGCCGGCGTGCCGACGGCAATGAACACGGCCTCCGCGCCTTTTACACCTTCTGTCAGATCCTTTGTGAAGGTCAGGCGGCCACGCTCGGCATTGGCTTTGACCAGCGCTTCAAGGCCCGGCTCCCAGATCGGCATCTTGCCTTGGTTGAGCCCGTCGATCTTACCCGCATCCTTGTCGATGCAGCAAACTTCGTGGCCGAAATCGGCGAAGCAGGCGCCGGAGACGAGCCCCACGTAGCCAGTGCCGATCATCGCGATGCGCATTCACTCTTCCCCTGTTGGTGGATGCGGCGCCTTTAGCCGCCGCATCGCACAATGAACAAGCATCTCCGGGGGTCGATTTTCTCGCAAGCTTCCTATATTGGCGCGCACCTTCCGATGAACGTCACAACTCTCCCCAAGCCCCCGCGCGTCGGGCTGGTCTCACTCGGCTGTCCCAAGAACCTCGTGGACAGCGAGCGGATCATGACCAAACTTCGCGCCGAAGGTTACGACATGTCCCCCGATTATGCGGGCGCGGACGTGGTGTTGGTCAACACCTGCGGCTTCCTCGATTCCGCCAAGGAAGAGAGCCTGGAGGCGATTGGTGAAGCCATCGCCGAGAACGGCCGCGTGGTCGTTACCGGCTGCATGGGCAAGGAAGCCGAAGTCATCCGTGAGCGCTTCCCCAACGTGCTCGCGATCACCGGCGCGCATCAATATGAGGAAGTCGTCGCGGCCGTGCACGAGGCGGCGCCGCCCATCCCCTCGCCCTTCATCGACCTGGTGCCCGAAGCCGGCCTCAAACTTACGCCGAGGCACTATAGCTATTTGAAGATCTCGGAGGGCTGCAATCACCGCTGCGCCTTCTGCATCATCCCGCACCTGCGCGGCGACCTGGTCAGCCGCCGTCCCGACGCGATCCTGCGCGAGGCCGAGAAGCTGATCGCTGCCGGAACGCGGGAATTGCTCGTCATTAGCCAGGACACATCGGCTTACGGCGTCGACATCCGCCACAAGGCGTGGCCGTGGAAAGGCGAAGAAGTCCGCGCCCACATGACCGACTTGTCGCGCGAGCTCGGCAAGCTCGGCGCCTGGGTGCGGCTCCACTACGTTTACCCTTATCCGCACGTCGACAACATCATGCCGCTGATGGCGGAGGGCCTCGTCCTCCCCTACCTCGACATTCCGTTCCAGCATGCGAGCCCCAGCGTGCTTCGCGCGATGCGCCGCCCGGCCAACGACGCGAAGGTGCTGCAGCGCATCCGCAGCTGGCGCGAGCAGGTCCCCGACCTCGCCATCCGCTCGTCCTTCGTCGTCGGCTTCCCCGGCGAGACGGATGAGGATGTCGCCTATCTCCTCGCCTGGCTTGAGGAAGCGCAGCTCGACCGCGTCGGCGCGTTCAAGTTCGAGCCGGTCGAAGGTGCGCCCGCGACTTCGATGGACGATCAGGTGCCTGAGGACATCAAGCAAGAGCGCTTCGAGAAGGTGATGGCCCTCTCGGCGCGCATTTCCGCCGAGAAGCTTCAGCGCAAGGTCGGCAGCATGATCGACGTCCTCATCGACGCCGTCGACGAGGAAACGGGCGGCGCAACCGGCAGGTCGAAGGCGGACGCGCCGGAAATCGACGGCGAAGTCCACCTGCGCGATGCCGGCGAGTTAAAGCCCGGCGACATCGTCAGCGTGCAGGTCGAGGATGCGGACGAGCATGACCTGTTCGGCGTGCCCGCCTGACGGCTTTCGATTGCGGCGCGGCTTGGCTAGAGCCGCAGGGTGACTGATTTCGCTTCGCTGATTGCGGCCGACCGCGGGCAGAAAGCCCGGCTGATCCACCTCGTAGACAAAAGCGGCTTTGATGCCTGGGCAAAGGCGCGCTCGGCCGAGGATCGTGCCTTGCTTGAAGCCCATCGCTTCGACGGCAAGAAGGCCGGCGGCTTTGCGATCCTTCCACGCGGCGGCGACTTCGCGGTCTTAGGCGTTGTGAAGGATGCCGCTTCGCTGTCCCCCTGGTGCCTCGCGAAGCTCGCTGAAAGCCTACCCGAGGGAACCTACAAGCTTGTTGAAGGTGATCCCGGCGTTGCCATGCTAGGTTGGCTGCTCGCTCAGCACCGCTTCGACGACTACCGCTCCAACGATGAGGAGAGGACCCCCGGTTCGCGCGTTCTCCTGACTTCAGAGCCGGCCAGGATCGATCAGTTCGTGCGCCTCGCCGAAGCTACGGCGATGGTCCGCGACCTGGTCAACACGCCCGCCGGCAATCTGGGACCGGCGGAGATTGAGGATGCCGCGCGTGAAGTCGCGAAGCTCAGTGCGGTGCAACTCCGCGTGACGTCGGGGAAAGACCTTGTCGAAGGCTATCCGCTGATCGCCGCCGTTGGTGCCGCCGCCACGCCCGAGCGTGCACCGCGCCTGATCGAGCTGGAATGGGGAAAGCCCGACGACCCGCGCGTCGCCATCATCGGAAAGGGCGTTTGCTTCGATAGCGGCGGCCTCGACCTCAAGCCCGCGAGCGGCATGCGGCTGATGAAGAAGGACATGGGCGGCGCGGCGCACGCGCTCGCTCTCGCGCGGCTGATCATCACCGAACGCTTGCCGGTTCGCCTGCATCTTCTGATCCCGGCGGTCGAGAATGCCGTCTCCGGGGCGGCCTTCCGTCCCGGCGACATCATCAAGTCGCGCAAAGGGACCTTCGTCGAAATCGACAACACGGATGCGGAAGGTCGTCTCATCCTCGCCGATGCGCTCACGAAGGCGGTCGAGGACAAGGCCGAACTGATCGTCGATTTCGCCACCCTGACCGGTGCTGCGCGCGTGGCGCTGGGCCCGGAACTGCCTGCTTTCTTTGCCAGCGCAGACGACCTCGCTGCCGAAATCGAGCAAGCCA
This portion of the Sphingomonas limnosediminicola genome encodes:
- the parE gene encoding DNA topoisomerase IV subunit B; amino-acid sequence: MSDLFSSSSGSPAPDNYDASAIEVLEGLEPVRRRPGMYIGGTDDRAFHHLAAEVIDNSMDEAVAGHASRIEITLDKGNRLTVFDNGRGIPVDPHPKYPGKSALEVIMTTLHSGGKFEGKAYSTSGGLHGVGVSVVNALSTETIIEVARDKTLYRQTFSKGLATSPLETVGAAPNRRGTTVIFTPDPEIFGADASFSPERLYKLARSKAYLFAGVEIRWRCDPSLASEKVPEQAAFHFPGGLADNLADQLGDRPAVTNQPFTGRQDFPLDASGAPQGSAEWAVAWPLYSDGSESYYCNTIPTPDGGTHEAGLRAALTKGIRAFGELVGNKRAKDIQADDVFNGIELMLSVFIRNPHFQSQTKDRLTSLEAARFVEAAVRDHFDHFLADNMDRGRALLGSIVERMEERLKRRAEREVQRKTATSARKLRLPGKLTDCASDDPEGTELFIVEGDSAGGSAKQARDRKTQAILPIRGKILNVASATADKIRANSEIADLNLALGCGSRDKFNEDALRYERIVIMTDADVDGAHIATLLMTFFFQEMPELVRRGHLFLAQPPLYRLTAGAKTLYARDDAHRAELEATEFKGKKVEVSRFKGLGEMNPNQLKETTMDPKTRSMLRVTLPAAYEDRQPVKDLVERLMGKDPAHRFEFIQRSASAVDEEAIDA
- a CDS encoding DUF937 domain-containing protein; this translates as MDIGSLLNQAGGVSAIAQQLGVDESTVERGAGALLPHVADGVQTQGLPSPAEPQAAEEEQGGGLGGMLGDLLSGSIGGGGLIGAGAGTGGILGSLIGGGVGNQILGHIFGSKDTSRDVASQASQESGVDPSTLKKLLPIVAGAVAMYYISHRNQAGGAAAGGDTTGAGGDGLGGILGSLLRTQ
- a CDS encoding sensor histidine kinase; this encodes MSDENKLKAGTESSSVDGSPTHADRVRDERSAILIEAVEKLAGAGVINDIVATLRATARRLIGADGVAVILREDEQCWYVEEDGMGPLWKGQKFPLASCISGWAMLHRESVIIEDIRSDDRIPQALYRDTFVRGLLMVPVRSDDPIGAIGAYWSDPYRATTQQVETLERLARATATAMENVRLVAALSKALSDAELARDELRHRVKNAYTAAQALASLTLPLEHHRALNARIAALARAHELLDEQLAHQEFITISQLVSAELEPYATSESARLKLSGDPIELESAQAVALGLAINELATNALKYGALSKPNGRLEVEWSVKESHVVLSWREVDGPQVRAAAIENFGSRLLRRLVEGQLRGTLQRELSGAGVTCTLEFPLGVSRSKARAST
- a CDS encoding GAF domain-containing protein, which translates into the protein MAFALQLKQLLSFREKLMPSEFAKGEPLESVLERYLLVVESTAESDTLTSILLLDGTILHHGAGPKLPQAYREAIDGLSIGPVAGSCGTAAFHGHPVYVSDIANDPLWADYRHLALDHGLRACWSTPIRNEQGTLLGTFAVYHQSPRSPTEEELRAIRDITEHVSRAIMWYRGERYAIHPSEVKEAEKPRTALRLVTNTGADGTE
- a CDS encoding PilZ domain-containing protein, with product MSFGKKTADICRRSDNREQVALAGSAMALTRSRSIIISDLSSEGAGLDGRDLPLPGHEVLVVIGTRDAFAKVVWRRDDKCGVHFEESLAPEHIEQMKQEAAWTNVAGWWR
- a CDS encoding EAL domain-containing protein; this encodes MGSIGRILRSGGGAAQEEPRPESGRAEALIQEFESSEKGWFWETTRDGTLSYISDSVARGLGRETADLIDRSFADLVSSESNDGSATSERTLGFYLSSHVAFQDLIVRAKTKNEIWWSITGRPVHDDFGRFFGFRGFASDLTKMRQSEVELDRLARQDSLTGLPNREVLRRALDDALVSAVRRKHRCSVFLLDLDRFKAVNDTLGHPAGDTLLRLVSLRLRDEVGDMGQVGRLGGDEFEVVLPATSSKPELSKLAQGIIDSLTRPYTINGTVVSIGASVGIVTSDYDDRTSDDLMRDADLALYAAKAAGKGCFRFFEPEMHEAARERQRLESDLRVALEKEQLRVVFQPSVDASSEAVTGFEALVRWDHPEHGPISPVQFIPLAEEIGLINEIGEWVLRTACEEAVKWPSSVNVAVNLSPVQFKAHALPSIVRAVLSDTGLSAKRLELEITEGVFLNNDEHVHEMIGSLKAIGLKLALDDFGTGYSSLSYLQRVPFDKIKIDRSFVQGASDPESRNASLIRAMVGLASDLKMQTTAEGVETQDELTLVRNLGCSLVQGYIFGKPMPAEDALALASEGAIIRPDAHLTPREPRMRIIRAALLHHAGQVKGARLRNISSGGALVECREEMPVGAEIKLDFAAGGLIPGKVVWAKGTQFGVQFSEKFNLKLLQPPKPAPKSPATMKPNYMSGNEA